From a single Eisenibacter elegans DSM 3317 genomic region:
- a CDS encoding nuclear transport factor 2 family protein: MSTKPLPLLSFLLLFGALSLSAQSTADINTLLDQWHEAAAKADEDFYFGAMADDAFFIGTDATEVWDKATFVQLYLPLFQERQSAWDFKPLRRNVVLSDDETYAWFNETLDTWMGLCRGSGVLQKQEGRWRIKQYVLSVAVDNDAIRQVIEIHQKLEKQ, encoded by the coding sequence ATGAGTACAAAACCCCTGCCCCTACTATCGTTCCTGCTGTTGTTTGGCGCGTTGTCGCTGAGCGCTCAAAGTACTGCTGATATCAACACCCTACTCGACCAATGGCACGAAGCCGCCGCCAAGGCCGACGAAGATTTCTATTTTGGCGCTATGGCTGATGATGCTTTCTTCATTGGCACAGACGCTACCGAGGTCTGGGACAAGGCCACCTTCGTACAACTATACCTGCCCTTGTTCCAAGAGCGCCAAAGTGCTTGGGACTTCAAGCCTTTAAGGCGCAATGTTGTCCTCTCCGATGATGAGACCTATGCTTGGTTTAACGAAACCCTTGATACTTGGATGGGACTCTGCCGAGGCTCCGGCGTATTGCAAAAGCAAGAAGGGCGCTGGCGTATCAAGCAGTATGTACTCTCGGTAGCTGTGGACAACGACGCAATCCGACAGGTAATTGAGATACACCAAAAACTAGAAAAGCAATAG
- a CDS encoding tetratricopeptide repeat protein translates to MLIKQMLCTGGLCLLLLCTHWGVAQQQIDSLYGILQEHKKTDTLKVQILNALAFAYRYTLPDSARYFAKQALLLSQHLNYPTAEIEAYQNLGLAYDAKGNYQEALRYYKETLRIAKNTEITSPYSITYNYIANVYNKQGYYPQALQYYQKAIVWATKVNDQEIIARCTNNMAIIYANQGKYETALQQYQKALGIRKTLGLEADVARSLQGIAIVYHKQGRFREALAYHQEALNIRKQLQDSQGVAFSAVSIAQYYAEHSQPDSAQWYLRLAIEVRQAIADRYSQAWVLEGIADTYLKLQCPAVAAQYARQSLQIATLAQYRELIRDNYHLLSQAFEQEKQYDQALDYHKRYKAYHDSIHNQQVERQMTDLKAQYQLQKQRTQLEATQVLYETKMRAQRRIGLLIGTALLLLFSVMVWGACNYYRLRKAYAQLAKINEEAKQAAQALAESNQTLVQQAEEIQLLNETLEQKVKLRTQHLAKANETLRDYAFLNSHTLRRPLANILAASREALRADSQTIIELQGMIQIIRNNAEEVDQVIYEINDRLEAFEATQEDSDNE, encoded by the coding sequence ATGCTTATCAAACAAATGCTTTGCACAGGGGGGTTGTGCTTGCTTTTATTATGTACCCACTGGGGCGTAGCACAACAGCAAATCGATAGCCTATATGGCATCTTGCAAGAACACAAAAAAACAGACACCCTCAAAGTCCAAATACTCAATGCGTTGGCCTTTGCCTATCGCTACACTCTTCCTGACTCTGCGCGGTATTTTGCTAAGCAGGCCCTCCTATTGTCTCAACACCTCAACTATCCGACTGCCGAAATAGAGGCATACCAAAACCTTGGACTGGCCTATGATGCAAAGGGCAATTACCAAGAAGCCTTGAGGTATTATAAAGAGACACTTAGGATTGCCAAAAATACAGAAATAACATCCCCTTATAGCATTACATACAACTATATTGCCAATGTTTATAACAAACAAGGCTACTACCCACAAGCCTTACAGTATTATCAAAAAGCGATCGTGTGGGCCACGAAAGTCAACGACCAAGAAATAATCGCCCGATGCACCAACAATATGGCCATCATTTATGCCAACCAAGGCAAATACGAGACTGCTCTACAGCAATACCAAAAAGCACTGGGCATTCGCAAAACGCTGGGTTTGGAGGCCGATGTAGCCCGAAGCTTGCAAGGAATCGCCATTGTTTACCACAAACAAGGGCGCTTTCGGGAGGCCTTGGCCTATCACCAAGAGGCGCTCAATATCCGCAAGCAACTACAAGACTCTCAGGGGGTTGCCTTTAGTGCCGTCAGTATTGCTCAATATTATGCCGAACACTCCCAACCCGACTCCGCCCAATGGTATCTGAGACTGGCCATAGAAGTACGTCAAGCTATTGCTGATCGTTATAGCCAGGCTTGGGTATTGGAAGGTATCGCCGATACCTATCTCAAGCTTCAGTGCCCCGCAGTAGCCGCTCAGTATGCGCGCCAAAGCCTGCAGATAGCTACTCTGGCACAATACAGGGAGCTCATCCGAGATAATTACCACCTACTCAGTCAAGCATTTGAACAAGAGAAACAATATGACCAAGCACTGGACTATCACAAGCGCTACAAAGCATATCACGACAGCATCCACAATCAGCAAGTAGAGCGGCAAATGACCGACCTCAAAGCACAATACCAGCTCCAAAAACAACGAACGCAGCTTGAGGCCACCCAAGTGCTCTACGAAACCAAAATGCGCGCCCAAAGGCGTATTGGGCTGCTCATTGGCACGGCTTTGCTATTGTTGTTCTCTGTGATGGTTTGGGGCGCTTGCAACTACTACCGGCTGCGGAAGGCCTACGCTCAGTTGGCCAAAATAAATGAAGAAGCCAAGCAGGCTGCCCAAGCGCTGGCCGAAAGCAACCAAACACTTGTTCAGCAAGCAGAAGAAATACAATTGCTCAACGAAACCCTAGAGCAAAAAGTCAAACTCAGAACCCAACACCTAGCCAAGGCCAACGAAACCCTCCGAGATTATGCTTTCCTCAACAGCCATACCCTCCGCCGCCCTTTGGCCAATATCTTGGCTGCTTCGCGGGAGGCCTTGCGTGCCGATAGCCAAACCATCATCGAGCTACAGGGGATGATACAGATTATCCGCAACAATGCTGAGGAAGTCGACCAAGTGATTTATGAAATCAATGACCGCCTAGAAGCCTTTGAAGCTACCCAAGAAGATAGCGACAATGAATAA
- a CDS encoding response regulator: MGQTQKAILCVDDEIIILDSLKTQLRNILGTQFIIEGAESAEEALEVVAFLSTRKIDTLLIISDWLMPGMKGDELLIQIRKKHPKIAVMMLSGQADQKAIDKAKKHADLQVFMTKPWEEQELARCVKQLLAL, translated from the coding sequence ATGGGACAAACACAAAAAGCCATTCTTTGTGTCGACGATGAAATCATCATCTTAGACAGCCTCAAAACCCAACTACGTAATATTTTGGGAACCCAGTTTATCATCGAAGGAGCCGAGAGCGCCGAGGAGGCGCTGGAAGTAGTGGCGTTTTTGAGCACCCGTAAGATTGACACTTTGTTGATTATTTCAGACTGGCTTATGCCAGGGATGAAGGGGGATGAGCTGCTGATTCAGATTCGCAAAAAACACCCCAAAATAGCCGTCATGATGCTCTCTGGTCAGGCAGACCAAAAAGCCATTGATAAGGCTAAAAAACACGCTGATTTACAGGTGTTTATGACCAAGCCTTGGGAAGAGCAAGAGTTGGCGCGCTGTGTCAAACAACTGCTGGCTCTCTGA
- a CDS encoding response regulator, translating into MSKQSQAILCVDDEVIILNSLKTQLQNQLGDAFIIEAAESAEEALEVVEFLNKKQIKTLLIISDWLMPRMKGDEFLIKVHQKYPNIATMMLSGHVDKAAIDNAIKHAQLKAFISKPWDEKDLAAQIKKVLALP; encoded by the coding sequence ATGAGCAAACAGTCGCAAGCCATCCTCTGTGTGGATGATGAGGTCATCATTCTCAACAGCCTAAAAACCCAACTCCAAAACCAACTCGGAGACGCTTTTATCATCGAAGCTGCCGAGAGCGCCGAAGAGGCGTTGGAAGTGGTAGAGTTTTTGAACAAAAAGCAAATCAAAACCTTGCTCATCATCTCAGACTGGCTAATGCCGAGGATGAAGGGCGATGAGTTTTTGATTAAGGTTCACCAAAAATACCCCAATATTGCCACGATGATGCTCTCTGGGCATGTCGATAAGGCGGCCATAGATAACGCCATCAAACACGCCCAGCTCAAGGCCTTTATTAGTAAGCCTTGGGATGAAAAAGACTTGGCCGCCCAAATCAAGAAGGTATTGGCCTTGCCCTAG
- a CDS encoding PAS domain-containing sensor histidine kinase has translation MEATTSSMPKKRSRRFSLYLKQESELYLQKHQQQADRVTDWVFGLYTLLGILAAHTTNSWYLVFGYTGVSLVLYLVARLLVRQRLASRLLIGGVYALFTLQIIGQLHGMSEAQFVFFINLILIMRYQDGRVIVPYIVVFVVHQLGIMAATALLFMPHLAKYYISYTQEAGLIGIFLQFGLAILSAWLCAMHADANRKNALGLLEAQLDAQIKAQKLAASEEELRQNFEELQTTQEHLIEAQERFDLAIQGVNDGIWDWNLRTDTVYFSPTIKTMLGYSDEEVDNSFEGIQALVHPEDIDMFRQEVTDYLDGHRTEYRVEMRLRRKNGNYAWILSRGKALRDKNGQAYRFIGSHTDITQDVVYEESLKAKNEELAASEEELRQNLEELHATQEALEEQSWILAQQTELLAEAERMASIASFRIDPQTNYFQYSNNLPLLYGFASDETPDLMINALSDYIHPEDREVPERLFERALQEHLEEPITCQYRFKLPQQEEWRYFKAFVRTFQSLQGKHMVIGAVQDVSETVEKQKAIEEIFKKIKNSETKLRQNVTELKDAQEALASQKEKLEKAYSELKNTQSQLIQSEKMATLGQLVANIAHEINTPLGAIRSSSGNMTNILEELLRQDLPFLKTLSDEESQLFEKLVGQALETQQLLTTREKRNAKYELIETLEKEQIGEAQNIADLLVDMNVYQNVERLLARLHSPQLVDIIKSAHKMSSIIRSNQTIHTATERASKIIFALKNFARQDHSGEQKLTNINESIETTLTLYYNQLKHGVEVVKEMGRLPETMTYADEIVQVWTNIIHNAIQAMKGKGTISVRTWQEAELIKIAIGDSGPGIPEDIRDKIFSPFFTTKKAGEGSGLGLDIVRKIVEKHEGRIYFESEIGQGTTFYIELPVVSQNPTSLTQ, from the coding sequence ATGGAAGCAACCACCTCATCAATGCCCAAAAAGCGTTCTCGACGCTTTTCGCTTTATCTGAAGCAAGAAAGCGAACTATATTTACAAAAACACCAACAACAGGCCGACCGTGTTACAGACTGGGTCTTTGGTTTATACACCCTTTTGGGTATTTTGGCGGCTCACACTACCAATAGTTGGTACTTAGTTTTTGGCTATACCGGGGTATCCTTGGTATTGTATTTGGTTGCGCGCTTGTTGGTAAGACAGCGTTTGGCTTCTCGCTTGTTGATAGGGGGGGTATATGCATTATTTACCTTACAGATTATCGGCCAGCTACACGGAATGTCAGAGGCACAGTTTGTGTTTTTCATCAACCTCATCCTGATAATGCGCTACCAAGATGGTCGGGTGATAGTGCCTTATATCGTGGTATTTGTCGTACATCAGTTGGGTATTATGGCTGCCACGGCTTTATTATTTATGCCTCACTTAGCCAAGTACTATATCAGTTATACTCAGGAGGCAGGGCTGATAGGTATTTTCCTACAGTTTGGCTTGGCTATTTTGAGTGCTTGGCTGTGCGCTATGCATGCAGATGCCAACCGCAAGAATGCCCTAGGCTTGTTGGAAGCACAGCTAGATGCGCAGATAAAAGCCCAAAAACTCGCAGCGTCGGAAGAAGAGCTGCGCCAAAATTTTGAAGAACTCCAAACAACCCAAGAACATCTCATAGAGGCACAAGAGCGCTTTGACTTGGCAATCCAAGGAGTCAATGATGGGATATGGGACTGGAACCTACGGACAGACACCGTGTATTTTTCGCCAACTATCAAAACTATGCTGGGATACAGTGATGAAGAGGTAGACAATAGCTTCGAGGGAATACAGGCATTGGTACACCCTGAGGATATTGATATGTTTCGGCAAGAAGTAACAGACTATCTCGACGGCCACCGCACGGAGTATCGGGTAGAAATGCGCCTGCGTCGCAAAAATGGCAACTATGCGTGGATACTCTCTAGGGGGAAGGCGCTGCGCGACAAAAACGGACAGGCTTATCGATTTATTGGCTCTCATACAGACATTACCCAAGACGTGGTCTATGAAGAAAGTCTTAAAGCCAAAAACGAAGAGTTGGCCGCATCGGAAGAGGAGCTACGTCAAAACTTAGAAGAGCTACACGCGACACAAGAGGCGCTCGAAGAACAATCGTGGATATTGGCACAACAGACCGAACTGCTGGCCGAAGCCGAACGTATGGCCAGCATCGCTAGCTTCCGTATTGACCCTCAGACCAACTATTTTCAATACTCCAACAACCTGCCCTTACTTTATGGGTTTGCCTCAGACGAGACACCAGACTTGATGATCAACGCGCTCTCGGATTATATCCACCCCGAAGACCGTGAAGTACCCGAGCGTTTGTTTGAAAGAGCGCTTCAGGAGCATCTCGAAGAGCCTATCACCTGCCAATACCGCTTCAAGCTGCCACAACAAGAAGAATGGCGCTATTTCAAAGCCTTTGTCCGAACCTTTCAGAGTCTACAGGGCAAGCATATGGTCATTGGGGCAGTGCAGGATGTGAGCGAGACAGTAGAAAAGCAAAAAGCTATAGAAGAGATTTTCAAAAAAATCAAAAACTCTGAGACCAAGCTCCGCCAAAATGTAACTGAGTTGAAAGACGCTCAAGAGGCCTTGGCTTCACAAAAAGAAAAACTGGAAAAAGCTTATAGCGAACTGAAAAACACCCAAAGCCAATTGATCCAATCCGAAAAAATGGCCACCTTAGGGCAGCTTGTAGCCAATATAGCCCACGAAATCAATACCCCACTGGGAGCCATCCGATCCTCGTCCGGCAATATGACCAATATTCTTGAAGAGCTGTTGCGGCAAGACCTGCCCTTCCTCAAAACCCTGAGTGATGAGGAGAGCCAGCTTTTTGAAAAACTCGTAGGGCAGGCACTCGAAACCCAACAACTCTTGACAACAAGAGAAAAACGAAACGCCAAGTATGAACTGATAGAAACGCTTGAAAAAGAACAAATTGGCGAAGCGCAGAATATTGCTGACTTGTTGGTAGATATGAATGTGTATCAAAATGTTGAACGACTCTTGGCAAGGCTTCATTCGCCACAGCTGGTAGACATCATCAAAAGTGCCCACAAGATGTCGAGCATTATTCGAAGCAACCAAACAATTCACACGGCCACCGAACGCGCCTCAAAGATTATTTTTGCCCTCAAAAATTTTGCCCGACAAGACCACAGCGGTGAGCAAAAACTGACCAATATCAACGAAAGCATAGAAACGACCCTGACGCTCTACTACAACCAACTCAAACACGGCGTGGAGGTAGTCAAAGAGATGGGGAGGCTACCCGAAACAATGACCTATGCCGACGAAATTGTACAAGTATGGACCAATATCATCCACAATGCCATTCAGGCAATGAAAGGCAAGGGAACTATCTCTGTTCGGACTTGGCAAGAGGCCGAGCTGATTAAAATAGCCATCGGCGATAGCGGGCCGGGCATCCCCGAAGACATCCGCGATAAGATATTTTCCCCTTTCTTTACGACCAAAAAAGCAGGAGAAGGCAGTGGCTTGGGGTTGGATATTGTCCGCAAAATAGTTGAAAAACACGAAGGTCGCATCTACTTTGAATCCGAAATAGGCCAAGGCACTACCTTTTATATAGAACTCCCTGTCGTTTCCCAAAACCCAACATCTTTAACACAATAG
- a CDS encoding SMP-30/gluconolactonase/LRE family protein, translating into MTQLKDFKLDPLKDLQPVGTDLSRPECVVAEKDGTLWVSDNRHAITRIYPDGRQEQLGTSGETNGMTMDGAGNLYVADWAENKVLKIYRDGRTETVLQDLNGEPLGPVNYVFCDSQDRLWVAISARRHPWFAAAAAPAPDGHVILVDSNGARIVADGITFTNEIRLDRDEKYLYVAETMAAKISRFPVNADGSLGAKETFGPESLGDTHFVDGFAFDAEGNVWVTTVLRNGLMVIDAQTRQAYTIFEDANHEALAAVAEALPKGQLTPEHMFGCMGQRLRLITSINFGGEDLKTVYIGSLAMDTLMSFRSPVAGMPMRHWNQ; encoded by the coding sequence ATGACACAGCTCAAAGATTTTAAGTTAGATCCACTCAAAGACCTACAGCCCGTAGGCACAGACCTGAGCCGCCCCGAGTGTGTGGTGGCCGAAAAAGATGGCACGTTATGGGTGTCGGACAACCGCCACGCCATCACCCGTATTTACCCCGATGGGCGGCAGGAGCAGCTCGGCACTTCGGGCGAAACCAATGGGATGACGATGGATGGCGCGGGCAACCTGTATGTGGCTGATTGGGCCGAAAACAAAGTGCTCAAAATCTACCGCGATGGGCGCACCGAAACAGTGTTGCAAGACCTCAACGGCGAACCCTTGGGGCCTGTCAATTATGTCTTTTGCGATAGCCAAGACCGCCTGTGGGTGGCCATTTCAGCCCGCAGACACCCTTGGTTTGCTGCCGCCGCCGCTCCTGCTCCCGACGGGCATGTCATCCTTGTTGATAGTAACGGAGCGCGTATCGTAGCCGATGGCATCACGTTTACCAACGAAATACGGCTTGACCGAGACGAAAAATACCTCTACGTGGCCGAAACAATGGCTGCCAAAATATCTCGCTTTCCGGTAAATGCCGATGGCAGCCTCGGCGCTAAAGAGACCTTTGGGCCGGAGTCCTTAGGTGATACACACTTTGTGGATGGCTTTGCCTTCGATGCGGAGGGCAATGTATGGGTTACTACAGTCTTGCGCAATGGCCTGATGGTCATCGATGCCCAAACCCGCCAAGCTTATACCATATTTGAAGATGCCAACCACGAAGCCCTAGCCGCTGTCGCTGAGGCACTGCCCAAAGGACAACTCACCCCCGAACATATGTTTGGCTGTATGGGGCAGCGATTACGGCTCATCACCTCAATCAATTTTGGAGGCGAAGACCTCAAAACAGTCTACATCGGCTCCCTCGCTATGGATACCCTGATGAGCTTCCGCTCGCCTGTAGCCGGTATGCCGATGAGGCATTGGAATCAATAG
- a CDS encoding protein adenylyltransferase SelO codes for MLSNNTDTQPWRWAHNYTQLPEPLYSLLPPEPVPSPMLLLFNGVLAQQLGLGALLNDSDTTAQWLGGKQVPPGANPLAQAYAGHQFGHFTMLGDGRAILLGEHISPSGQMLDIQLKGSGRTPYSRQGDGRATLSAMLREYLISEAMYGLGIPTSRSLAVVLTGDGVRRERIQHGAVLTRVAASHLRVGTFEYARRFTPITVLEKLLQYAIERHYPSMATHENPALGFLEAVMERQLALITDWMRVGFIHGVMNTDNMTISGETIDYGPCAFMNTYHPGTVFSSIDTQGRYAFGNQPPIAQWNIARLAEALLPLIHPNAEEAIKLAQTLIERFPSRYDQQWLAMMGKKLGFAAPTPEDRTLMVDLLALMQTQQMDYTNTFLYLQTGQSPDKQTEEACQTPDFQAWQTRWVQQIGGEEQKKTAQNLMQAYNPAYIPRNHLVEQALLSATEEQDLKPFQTLVQLVSKPYEEQKGMEIYQTPPPQGDQDYRTFCGT; via the coding sequence ATGCTTTCCAACAATACCGACACCCAGCCTTGGCGCTGGGCACACAATTACACCCAACTACCCGAGCCTTTGTACAGTCTCCTGCCACCTGAGCCAGTACCATCGCCTATGTTGTTGCTCTTTAATGGGGTATTGGCACAGCAACTGGGCCTAGGCGCATTGCTCAATGATTCGGATACTACGGCACAATGGCTGGGCGGGAAGCAAGTGCCCCCGGGAGCCAATCCATTGGCACAAGCCTATGCAGGGCATCAGTTTGGGCATTTTACGATGTTGGGTGACGGGCGCGCCATTTTGTTGGGAGAACATATCAGCCCCAGCGGCCAAATGCTAGACATTCAACTCAAAGGCTCCGGACGCACGCCCTACTCACGGCAAGGCGACGGGCGCGCCACACTGAGTGCGATGTTGCGCGAATACCTCATCAGCGAGGCGATGTATGGCCTTGGTATCCCCACAAGCCGGAGCTTGGCCGTAGTACTGACAGGGGACGGCGTAAGGCGAGAACGTATCCAACACGGAGCTGTGCTCACTAGGGTCGCTGCCAGCCATTTGCGGGTGGGTACTTTTGAGTATGCCCGAAGATTCACCCCAATCACCGTCCTAGAAAAACTACTGCAATATGCCATCGAACGGCATTACCCCTCCATGGCTACACACGAAAACCCCGCCTTGGGGTTTCTGGAAGCCGTGATGGAGCGGCAGCTTGCCCTTATCACAGACTGGATGCGTGTAGGCTTTATTCACGGAGTGATGAATACTGATAATATGACAATCTCGGGCGAGACCATCGACTACGGCCCCTGTGCTTTTATGAATACCTACCACCCCGGCACTGTCTTCAGTTCTATCGATACTCAGGGACGGTATGCTTTTGGCAATCAGCCCCCAATAGCACAATGGAATATCGCACGCCTAGCCGAAGCCTTACTGCCTCTAATACACCCCAATGCGGAGGAGGCCATCAAACTAGCCCAAACCTTAATTGAGCGCTTCCCTAGTCGCTATGACCAGCAGTGGCTGGCGATGATGGGGAAGAAACTAGGCTTCGCCGCTCCCACTCCCGAAGACCGCACCCTGATGGTTGATTTGTTGGCCCTGATGCAAACCCAGCAAATGGACTATACAAACACCTTCCTTTACTTGCAAACAGGACAGTCGCCTGACAAACAAACAGAAGAAGCTTGTCAGACACCTGATTTCCAAGCTTGGCAAACCCGATGGGTACAGCAGATTGGAGGAGAGGAGCAGAAAAAAACAGCCCAAAACCTGATGCAGGCATACAACCCCGCTTATATTCCAAGAAATCATTTGGTAGAGCAGGCACTCTTAAGTGCTACCGAAGAGCAGGATTTAAAGCCTTTTCAAACGCTTGTGCAGCTCGTAAGCAAACCCTACGAGGAGCAGAAGGGAATGGAAATATACCAAACACCACCGCCTCAAGGAGATCAAGATTACCGTACTTTTTGTGGAACCTAA
- a CDS encoding SpoIIE family protein phosphatase has protein sequence MHTILCIDDEPIILNSLKRELMRAFPEYNIEVAESAEEALEVVAFLQSRGQAIAMAISDYVMPQMKGDELLIKLHQLSPDTIKILLTGQASVEGITNIINEANLYRFIAKPWEPNDLRITVEKGLKSFQQDLQLSLQNAQLRELNHTLEQKVAERTKTLEEQHKAIQDSIHYAKNIQRSILPPTHLLEASFKEHFVFYRPRDVVSGDFYWMAQRGHKTIFVAADCTGHGVPGAFMSMIGVSLLNQAVHDAMLTQPESILSEVDYNLQTVWKYDHQFNKDGMDMMVCTIDTEAKTLSCAGARSRMTYFQAGQIHTIKGEKSSIGDLSPEQEIRKHFTRHTIDISSPTMLYLYSDGYQDQFGGAEDKKFLPSRLNALFEAIHQQPTSEQQAVVAQTFEDWKGSRSQIDDVMVIGLRL, from the coding sequence ATGCATACCATACTTTGTATCGATGATGAACCCATCATCCTCAATAGCCTCAAGAGGGAGTTGATGAGGGCTTTTCCTGAGTATAATATCGAAGTTGCTGAGAGCGCCGAGGAGGCGTTGGAAGTAGTGGCTTTCTTACAATCGCGAGGGCAGGCAATCGCCATGGCCATATCCGATTATGTGATGCCACAAATGAAAGGCGACGAATTGCTTATCAAGCTACACCAACTATCCCCCGATACCATCAAAATCCTCCTTACAGGGCAAGCCAGCGTTGAGGGCATCACCAATATCATCAATGAAGCCAACTTGTATCGCTTTATTGCCAAACCTTGGGAGCCGAATGATTTGCGTATTACGGTAGAAAAAGGGCTGAAAAGCTTCCAACAAGACCTGCAACTCAGCTTGCAGAATGCGCAGCTCCGAGAGCTAAATCATACCTTAGAGCAAAAAGTAGCAGAGCGTACCAAAACTCTTGAAGAACAACACAAGGCCATCCAAGATAGCATCCATTATGCCAAAAATATACAACGCTCTATCTTGCCCCCCACCCACTTGCTGGAGGCCAGCTTCAAGGAGCATTTTGTGTTCTATCGCCCCCGGGATGTAGTCAGTGGTGATTTTTATTGGATGGCACAGCGTGGACACAAGACCATTTTCGTGGCTGCTGATTGTACCGGACACGGCGTGCCGGGGGCGTTTATGTCGATGATTGGTGTTTCGCTACTCAATCAGGCCGTACACGATGCGATGCTCACACAGCCCGAAAGCATCTTGAGCGAAGTAGACTATAACCTACAAACGGTCTGGAAATATGACCACCAGTTCAACAAAGATGGTATGGATATGATGGTTTGCACGATAGACACGGAAGCAAAGACCCTCAGCTGTGCCGGAGCACGTAGCCGAATGACTTATTTCCAAGCAGGGCAAATCCATACCATCAAAGGCGAAAAAAGCTCTATAGGAGACCTGAGTCCGGAGCAGGAAATCCGCAAACACTTTACCCGACATACCATTGATATCTCCAGCCCTACGATGCTCTACCTCTATTCGGATGGATACCAAGACCAGTTTGGTGGCGCTGAAGACAAAAAATTCTTGCCATCACGCCTCAACGCGCTCTTCGAAGCCATTCACCAACAGCCAACATCGGAACAACAAGCCGTAGTTGCGCAGACTTTTGAGGACTGGAAGGGCAGCCGTAGCCAAATCGATGATGTAATGGTGATAGGGCTACGGCTATAG